A region of the Hylaeus volcanicus isolate JK05 chromosome 5, UHH_iyHylVolc1.0_haploid, whole genome shotgun sequence genome:
gaataattaattattatttaatactttttaacaaagaaataaatcacTAAATCACTATTTGAGGGGGTgaactaacaaattttgtctcAAACATAGTAGCAATCAATTACTAAACTATACTAATACTGGTTTTTATACTAATGGCGCCATCagtgggaaaacgcccaaatTTGTAGTAAATACTTCCCACCACCGCTATTAAATGGCGCTGCTAGCTAAAGcgtcgataattattgcttCTTCAAATAactcataaaaattataaattcgaaACACTCAGAAGTGTTATGAACCAAAGGATCgcattaattatgcatttataaaaaatacagaataaatgattaaaagtaTCAGTGACGTCATCTTACAGAAGCAGAGGAAACTGTTTTCagtacaaacttgggcgttttaccaccgatggcgccattGGTACTAAAACCAGTATTAGTATAGTTCAATAATTAGCTACAACTAAAAGACGGTCACTATGTATGGgaacaaaaaatttctaaGCTAACCCGTTCACCCATAACCTTTTTAAAGGCACCAGTATTTATAACATTCACGTTTAACGTTTTCGAGAGTAAACTTGGATACATTAAACCACAtcttatatttcaaatatcatATACATagatgtattaattaaaatgtattaaagtTGAAGACTAGAATAGATATATCTTTAGACCttataaaatctaaaaataatcatCCCTctcttatacatgtataatagtGATTCTAAGTGAATTCTAAAActgcatattttcatttacttgtAAACAAGAAACATTGCAGCTATTAGCTCATATTATTTGGTATGCAATTGATAATGTCATCTGACCCTTACTGGCGATGCAGTTAGCAATTacatacttcaaataatatagaGGGCCCAgatctcaccacgtggaggttgctgcatATGGAAGCCCAAAAATTTTGGTGGCCAAGACAAAACCACATCCTAGCCACACTTCCTTAATCTAGGTTTTGTACCTGCCACCCTGACATGcactaataaaaatagaaaaaaacattatgCAACCAACAAGCCACTTATGTAATAATGTACTTAATTAACACCACAAGTACCAAGAGAAATGGATACATATTACACAAAGACTCTATGCAATAATCTACTTAATTAACACCACAAGTATCAAGAGAAATgcatacatattatacaaagAATCCATGCAATAATCTACTTAATTAACACTGATGTAGTACTACGTGTGTGATAGGAAAGGAAGATGGGGAAAATACATTGATCAATGTAATTAGTTTACTGTTTGTCTGTCTTGTCGTTAAATACTAACTGTTTCTAGCTAATTGAGCgctcaaatttaaatattatatataataacttAATACAGAATGgctaatatgtataattaatcactatcgtatttttcttatatctaCTTACGCTTTTCTTACAAATATGTTATAAATCTAATTGTGTCAACACATCCAGCCTCCGGTGATGTTCGATGAAGTGCAAGAAGAATTTCTGAAGCATGAACTGGAACATACTAAACAGAATTTGATAAAGTTTGGTTTTTCAGACACACCAGTTCAAGTTCTGTATTTAATTGGTTTTGACCATTCCTCTTCAAGACGAATATCGTCTCTGAAACATAAACTTGTTCaatagattaaaatatatacatatacaaatcaaaatatgaaagctgagaagaatattttatggtGCAAACGTACACACATAAATTACTCGATATGAAAATCATTGCCAATCgtagtaaaattgaaatagaaagaagttcaatttaaattttgagtttcgAGACACgaatactttgaaaataaatttgaatcagAAATGAACTGCGTCTTAACgccaagaaaaaaaagtttaaaagattaacagtattattttataataatttaagcaAAAGTGAGAAATAACTTTCCGTAACGACTCTACTCTTAGTTGAAAGAATAATAACGAACACAGATAATATCGACTCTAGTCAGAGTTTTCATATTGATACGAAGCATCGAATTGCATTTGCGTACTCTTTTAGTGTAAGCTTTTTACTCGTTATGAAATTGGATAACGATCGCGAGCAAATTTTGATTatgcaacaaattttcaatatttccggAAATATTCTCTACATTCTTACTTCAAAATTCTTGGAAGTTAACGGCAATTAAAAGATAGACTATATCGCGTGACAATTctaataatgaatattcactaataatatcaaacaTCAAATAGTTAATTGACtctatcatcatcatcatcattatcGTACTACTGATAAGatagtaattttgaaatatataaaatatgtaactaGGAAAgtacccagatagcacagggacgtctTATAAGAcgtcaataatatattatggtTCATAACAGTGAAACAATTCAAccttatgttaaataaaatatacccGATATGATTAGACATTATACATAGCAATTAGAAGCTAAATTGACtctaaatactatttaaaaacgGACGCGATATATAACTCGAAGCAATTGAAACAATCCTAACAAACGAACGCGATTCATATCTTCATACGCAACACTAAAACAAAACGCGAATTGCCCAATTGACACGCAATGATATCCCACGTTGGGGTACATGACCCAAAGAAACAAACTACTACAACTACAGGCGAGTACAGTGAcaaaatagtaatagtaattacTCCCCatcttcgaattcgaattcgaagatGGAGAGCCATTCGTTGCAGCCCTTTCTTGCGACAATTTGTCAGGACCACTTCGGCATACAGcctcttctttcttcggaCGCATTGTCCCATCTGAAACTTATAGCTATGGTCGAGATTCAGTGCAATACGTAGACGTTCAACCACACGTGAACCACACGTGAACCATACGTCTAGAACCTCGAGGGAACCTGATCACGACCGCGACCGCGAAGCAACGACTCAGAGAGTCGAGACCCGAGGAATCGAGAGCAGATTCGAAAACAAACGGACAGAAGCTCCGTTTGCATCGTCATTGCAACGATTTCTCAAATCCACCTACAGGTGCAGACCCATCACATACGCGCGCGACCTACCCAACTAAAGTGACGAGATCTGCCCTGGACCCTACCTACTGGGATTTAACATACACACCAGAAGTTACCTACCTACCTAAccctatatttaaaaatgccaaAACAATCACACCAACACATACGTTCAAACATCCTCGTTCAAGGTCCTCGGGCGCGACCTAAACTAGAGAGGTGTCCCGGGACACCTCCGACACCCGAGGATACCATACATAACATTCACACTCTAAATTTAGAGTACATACCTTAAGGTACGTACCAGTTCCTGAAATCGACTGACAAAGGCTAGCGACCATTGCGTAtatctaaatattatatataaatatttatacgcgaTACTTTAAGGTGATgcaatcattaaaaattatatacaggttcatcaatttataattgtcgTCCTGTTATACAAGTAAGATTGGCAAGctactttttatatatattcaatcgAGTACTTATTACAATTATCACCATATGcaatatgaaaatatgtatttaataaaacaattaatcgtgaaataattcattgtatATAAAAGTTTGACGTTAAAGTTTGGTATTGTGAAATAACACAGTACAGTAGAAATCTGGTATTAATACCACAGTACAGTAAAAGTCTGGTATTAATAAATACCACTCTGATTGTAGATTATAAGAAATTCTTAACCGACGCACTTCCACATCCTaaccacacacacacatgtgGAAAGTACGCCGGCGCCGGTGCACGAATACGTTTGCACAAAGTCAGTCGCTCATATAAAAATGGATTAATATTACAGATTAAGTCATCGTGCCCATTGCCTTCGCTCATCCAAGTAGCACCTGGGCACGTGAATGAGTTCAGACAACGAATACTGATGGATTAAACCTGAAAATCCTGAGCTTGAAAgagtaattaagtaattataattatctaaTTACTAGGTTCTATTATATTTAGGTTAGGTTCTATTATAATAGAACCTAAGCGGGCTAGCATCTTTTCgttaagtattattttatttttaaataaaatgactcGACTTTTACtaagtaaaaattcaaaattgaaaaataagtaTGCATTaagttgaacaaatttaattatgaaaaagaatgagtttaatcaaaattgagttaattctaaaaaaaatattattagcatgactacaataatataaattacttaaaaatttcaagattCGTATTTATCTCCTAACAGGTGACTCCCTTGcaaaaggatatttttaaattcgaaaaagtACAAATCATATTACTTTGGCGCAGGAATCGACCTATCGCGAAGCGTGCTTTTTGTACATatcgacaaattttaaacggAAAGAATTTATACTTACTACTGTACACgttcaaatagaaatagaatttgaatgtgtagtttgaaaaatttacaaagaaacaaatatttcaataatgtaaattgaatcatatagtatttattgaattttaattcaatactATCAGCAAAttgtgtttattaataaacacaaatatttCGAGActaaattcgtttaaaaaatagtattatatataaaaattaatattttattaatagaaaacgcGAAGTACAAAAAGACCCTGTCCTacacttataaataaaacagaaaacgTTTACTATTCACGAGTATGCCAAGCAATGCATACCCGCAATAATTATCGACTCTTTAGCTAGCAGCGTCATCTAATAGCAATAGTGGGAAATATTTACTActaacttgggcgttttcccactGATGGCGCCATTGGTACAAAAACTAGTATTAGTATAGTTTAGTAATTGACTGCTACTATATTTgagacaaaatttgttagttcACCCCCTCAGAGAGTGATTTAgtgatttatttctttgttaaaaagtattaaataataattaattattcgattattctTGGTAGTTATATGTACCCTACGACTGAATTCGATTGTTTGGCGTCATAAGAAACTTACTAGAAATTCATGATCTAcaaacataaagaaaaattcccgAGGATTATCGATtaggaaaaaggaaacgaaattgTAGGTGGTTCCACGACAGTGATGCGGTCTGTTGGTATGAAAATGATAGTTACACTCCGCTCAATGTACGAAGAGTAGGCTTGAGCGGTCTATGTATCTACTATATGGTCGAAGGTTGTCTGTCTTCAACCTATCTTTCTTTGTCTTTGTTCGTTTACTCTGTCTGTTATCGGTTTTTGTTTCCAATGCCGACGACCAATCAGAAACGAAGCACGTGTAGTACTATCCTGGAGGATCACTAGTATATAGTAACATAGTATGATAGTACTGATAGGATCTACTGGCGTCGCCAATTTGGCGGGCAAATTACAACCTGTTCTTGTTGTGTTCGAAAACCGTTGTGCCTTCATACATaacaacaattttcgataatattcTTTACACTATTTGTTGATGTTTGCATTAGTTATTACAGGGGATAATACGAATTGTTATCTATGTGACTAACAATTACGCAACATGACAAGTTTGCAAAATACTGGAAGATATAGGGCTGATAGGTCAAGTCTAAAAAATGACCAGAGTCAGGAAGGAAAATCATCAcggtataatatttttaatttgaaatgtaaatttcaatttcattgtattgttatttttatactttttagaGAGACCTCAGGAGGAAGATTAAAGGAagtcaatgaaaatattagaatagaCGGTTTATATGGATTCCACAGGGTAGCCGATGTAAAAGAAAGAACAGGTTTTCTGATTAATATGCATGCAGTAAGTTAAAATATACTAAGTATCATTTAATCAAATCACTCTGTGGTATTGctctttaaattatattaatatttgttacagACAGAAATTATAGAAGATGATAAAAGATTGTTCAGTGGGGTAGATTATTATTTCCTAGAAGAAGATTGTACTAGATTTAAGATCTCGTATCCATATTgtccatatttttatattttatgtagaaaAGATTCGCACGAAGAAACCTCTActggtttaaataaaaaatatagtggTCTTATACAGAAAGTAGAAACGCTTTATAAGGAAGATCTTGACCTGGTATGATCTAATtgaaatgatttgaaaaatgtttaagaggATAATGcggtatttttattcttttccttAGCCAAACCATTTGATTGgtctaaaacaaaaatacatgaaaCTATCTTTTGCCAATACTTTGGACTTGGCTAAAGTGAAACGAGATATCATGAAAGCTGTAAAAGCAAACAgagaacgagaaaaaaatcatACCTTCTACACAGATATGTTATCAAACGTGTTAAATCCTGATCAAGTAGTGGTAAATTCCAAAAGGCAAATTATAGATTTTATGGATAATATTCTTGACATAAGGTATGTTTCATAATATGATACTGTTTtgcatttaataatgtttgtgCTCTTCTGTAatgagatatttattattgtagagAATATGATGTACCACATCATGTACGAATCTCTATAGACAAGAAAATTTTTTGTGGTAGTTGGTACTCAGTAAAAACAAGAGGAAACGAAGTGCCAATTATTACAAAGAGGGAAGACATGATTGAACCTCCAGATCCCATTGTGCTGGCTTATGATATTGAAACTACAAAGCTTCCTTTAAAATTTCCTGATGCTAATACAGACCAAATCATGATGATATCATACATGATTGATGgacaagtatttattttttcatagaaGTATTAttgacaatttaatatttgacgtAAGACTATTACCTACTACACGcaccatatttaattttagggctatttaataacgaatagagaaataatttcaagcgACATCGAAGATTTTGAGTATACCCCGAAACCGGAATTCGAGGGTCTTTTTACTGTTTTCAATGAACCTAATGAAAAAGCGacgattaaaaagttttttgacCACATTAACGACATTCGACCACACATATTTGTAACATATAACGGTGATTTTTTCGATTGGCCATTTGTAGAAACCAGAGCAGCATTCCATAATATGGACATGAAGGATCGGATTGGTTTCTCAAAAAATCGCGATGGAGTTTATGCTTGTAGGCCAGCTATGCATATGGATTGCTTAAGGTATTACATggtttatgaaattaattttgttttgaaaatcatACAAAGTATtggttttaattttgaatttttaataatagttgGGTAAGGCGCGATTCATACTTACCAGTTGGTTCTCAAAACCTGAAAGCTGTTGCAAAAGCTAAACTAAGATATGATCCAGTAGAACTGGATCCTGAAGATATGTGTAGATTAGCATCCGAGGAACCAGCAACTCTTGCAAACTATTCAGTCTCTGATGCAGTTGCAAcatattatctttattataaatacgttcACCCTTTTATATTTGCATTGTGCACTATCATTCCCATGGAACCAGACGAAGTAAGTTGTTCACGTAAAATGTAACGCGTAATGTACGATTAAAATgatgtttattcatgtacaggTACTTAGGAAGGGATCCGGTACATTATGCGAATCTCTTTTGATGGTAGAAGCCTTTCGagctaatattatatttccaaataaacaagaaacagAGTTAAGCAAATTTACTAAAGATGGCCATTTACTGGATCAAGAAACATACGTAGGAGGACACGTGGAGGCCTTAGAGTCTGGGGTTTTCAGAGCTGATATTCCATGCCGTTTTAAGATAGAGACTAGTGCGGTAGATGAACTAATAAATGGCGTTGAGAATGCTCTGACGCATGCCattcaagaagaagaaaaagtacCCATAGATATGGTCACGAACTTTAACGAAGTGGTCGAGGAAATCAAAGTTAAATTGGAGGCCCTGAGAAGTCAGCCTTTAAGATTAGAAAATCCTGTGATTTACCATTTAGATGTCGGTGCCATGTAtccaaacattattttaactaaTCGTTTACAACCATCCGCGATGGTAAATGAAACCGTTTGCGCTGCGTGCGATTACAACAAACCAGCAGCTCTTTGTCAGAGGAACATGAAGTGGATGTGGAGAGGAGAATATTGTAAGACGAAGAAAAGACACTTGAAACACTTGAAAAGACATTAATAGGATTCACTATAGTAAACGtatacttttctttcaaatttcagTGGCTGCAAGCTTAAGCGAATACCAAAGAATACAACAACAGCTGGAAACCGAAAAGTTTCCACCGAAATTTCCTGGCGGTCCCCGTCGAGCTTATCATGAATTGTCTCATGAAGAACAAGCTGCATACGAGAAAAAGAGACTTACggaatattgtaaaaaagcATATAAGAAAGTTAAAGTTACAAGAACGGAGGAGAGAACACAAACGATTTGTCAGAAAGAGAATTCGTTTTACGTTGACACTGTCAGAGCGTTCAGAGATAGAAGATACGAATACAAAGCGCTTACTAAAGTTGCGAAGCAACAAGTAGCGGCAGCGGTAGCAAAGGGCGACGCGGGTGATATTAAATCGGCTAAGAGTCGAGAAGTACTCTATGATTCTTTGCAACTTGCCcacaaatgtattttaaattctttctatGGTTACGTTATGAGAAAGGGGTATGTATGCATTACACATTGATCCTCGCGTTTAGAACTATTGACGTGGTTTCTTCGTATTCCAGATCCCGATGGTTCAGTATGGAAATGGGCGGTATAGTATGTTACACAGGAGCACATATCATCATGAAAGCTAgagaaattatagaaaaagttGGCCGTCCATTGGAATTAGATACCGATGGTATTTGGTGCGTATTGCCTGCATCTTTCCCCGATAACGTGGTCGTCCACACCACTCATCCAAAGAAGTCGAAGCTTGCAATATCTTATCCGAACGCTATCCTTAATTTTATGGTGAAGGTAAGCTAATCTTGGAATATCTAGTTCATTTTAAACTATTCTCTGTGATTTTATTTGTAGGACCAATTCACTAATGACGTGTATCATGAACTTGTTAATCCTGAAAatttaacatataaaattagaagcgaaaattctatatttttcgaagTGGACGGTCCTTACTTGGCTATGGTACTGCCTGCCgcaaaagaagaaggaaaaagatTAAAGAAGCGATACGCGGTCTTTAATTTTGACGGCTCTTTGGCCGAATTGAAAGGGTTTGAAGTGAAGAGAAGGGGTGAACTTCAATTGATCAAAATTTTCCAGACTTCTGTGTTTGAATCTTTCTTGAAGGGCAGCACGCTGGAAGAGTGCTACGCGTCAGTGGCTAAAGATGCAGATTATTGGCTCGATATTTTGTATAGCAAGGTGAAtacaaatattcttaattGTGCCAAATTTGTTCTATTATTAActgattgtaaacaaaatttagtgTTCAGATATGCCGGATTCGGAACTATTCGAACTTATATCCGAAAATAAATCGATGTCGCGTAAACTAGAAGAGTACGGAGAGCAAAAGTCTACGTCCATTTCCACTGCTAAAAGACTGGCCGAGTTCTTAGGTGATCAAATGGTGAAAGATGCTGGTCTAGCATGTAAATACATCATTGCTAATAAACCTCAGGGTGCACCAGTTACggaacggtaataataaaagttcATTCTTTACGCTACATTATATTAAACCATGAATTTGTTACACTGCAGAGCAATACCATTAGCCATTTTTCAATCGGAACCAACTATAAGAAGGCATTATTTGCGTAAATGGTTAAAGGATCCTGGCTTACAAAGTGATGATATACGGCAAATTTTAGATTGGAGTTATTACATTGAAAGACTTGGAAATACTATTCAAAAGATTATCACCATTCCAGCGGCAATGCAAGGAGTACTTATTATTCTTCTTgtgtaaaattacaattattaattttttgtatttacgtATATATCTTTCTTCCAGCTTCACAATCCTGTACCTAGAGTAAAGCATCCAGACTGGCTGCACAAAAAAGTAATGGAGAAGAGCGCAACGCataaacagaagaaaataacAGATATATTTTCAGCAGCACCAAGAGATcaagaatataataatgatGACCAAGAGCCGGGTCCATCTAGTTCTCGTGATATTGAAGATATAGCGGGCGGAGAACAGATATTTAAGCATCCAATGCCAGTcgttaataaaaggaaaagacaattttcagatgaaaataaagatgatGACATCGATAAGAACTGGAAAGATGTTTTGGGTTCGCCACCATCAATGGGAACGACAATCGAAGAAAGGCTGAAGTGGTTAGAATTCCATAAACAAAAATGGGCCCATCAAGCTAAGCAAAGAGGCCAacgacaaaaaaataaaagaagtaaAACATCAATGGACGACGACAATACTGCTAGTTGGGCCGTTAAAAGAAATACCAAAACAGCTACTTTAGGTGGTTTCTTGAGACAAGCTCAGAATAAATTACTTACCAGGGCCTGGCAAATTATTCAAGTAAGAATGTGTTTATTAAGCGTATTACATTTCCATAGATGggaaatgtatatatacacatctatatgaataattcattgttTCGTTTAGATATCAGAGACAAAAGAGCCTGGTCTATTTCGGTTGTGGGTATTGGTCGACCAAGATCTTCATCAGTTACGCCTCGTAGTGCCTCGTATATTTTACGTGAATACTCGTAAACCAAAACCTGATCCGGAACCTGGTAAAAAGGTGTCTTGGACGAAAAGCTCTAAAATTTTACCGCGATCACGACCTGTTCACAACTTATATCGATACTCAGTCCCAGAAGCGCAATATCTACAGCACAGTCAGTaagttacatttattaaatttatttttaattcttacattaaaatattttctaacacatttaatttatttaaagagagCTTCTAGAAGATTTAAGTAAACCAGAAATTGAAGGAATTTATGAGACTCAAATGACATTAGAGTTTAGAGCTATTCTTCAGTTAGGGTGTATATGCACAGTAGATCGCAAGGCGGCACGTCATATAGCGGATGGTGCAGATACATTCAACTTAAATCAATTAGAATTTAAGAGTATCGCTATACAACCATACCTTAAGAatgtaatgtatttttattttcgtactaTATCGTGATTTAGAGATTGGAAAGAGAATGTCTCCTTTATCTTAGGttcatgaaattaattacgttttccTGTATCATCATTGGAGTTCAAATCATCAAAGAGCATTGTGGGGGCTTTTCCTAAATACGAGCAAGAGAGCTCATATATTTGTGTTAGACAAAGTTTCGTCGAACCAAATGGCTAATTTAAACACATTATACGTCGAAGAACGGAAGACAGCGTAAGATTGAtgaattctattatatatgaataatactTCTGCTATATTGATAATGTTATGAGTTGACTATTTGGTAGTGTATCAATGAGCGGGGAAGACAAAGTAAAGACTTTGCCGGAATCAATGCAATTCGTAATgagatttgaaacaaattttcaacaagTATGTCGTGTTCTGCAAGCAGCTATAActgcatataaaaatgaagGACACGGTGCAACGATATTTATTACTCAAACTGCTCTCGGTAAATTTTAGTGGAACTCCACGCATcgtatttcataatttgtgtagtttaaaaataatttttttatgttgcTTTTTTGACATAgataaaacaatattactGTCTCATATGCCATTACTCAACGATTTTCCAATGATTAATACTCATGTGCAAGATATTGAAGACTTATACAGTACACTGGAGTGGCAAAAAGTTGGTGCAAAAATAATGATACGTCACTATTTCAAGAGTCAACAAATTGTCGAATTGATGGCAGAACAATGTAGATATTTTCATGCGCCTATTGGAAATATTCCCGCAGATCCCACCCTCTTTGGTGCTGACTTATTTTATGCTAGAAACTTACAGAAAAGTAACTTTGTGTTATGGTGTTCTCCAACAGAGAAGCCAGATTTAGGAGGCAGTGAAAATGACGATAATAGgtagtaattatatttgattatatttgaatctattacaaattttttttctttttttttttaatgggatTGTTTGCAGACTATTGACAGACTTTGAAGAAAGTACACACTGTGCTGCAAATAATTCTGGCACATATTCCAGTATATGCattgaattagaattagaaagtTTAGCAGTGAATACGTTGTTACAATACCATCATATTCACGATGTCGATGGAACTAGCTCCTTTGTTGCATTTCATAATCAGCAACTAACGTCTGTTCAAGTAAGCAAAGCTCTTTTATCtaagagaaattaaatgatataattctataaaacCACATTATCATAGGACATGGCAACAGGCGATCCTATGACAAGTGTAATTCCAAGTTACGATGAAACTGCACTTTGCAGTCCTGCATTTAAAGCATTGCGAAGTATGGTCAATGCATGGCTATTGGATATTTCGGTTTATAAGAATGTATTTGCAGATTATCAAATTATTCACTTCTATCGGTGATTATAGACCTACGAACTTTTTACGCTGCGTGCATATTACATTTatcgtttattataaatttgtatttctccAGATGGTTGCGTTCGCCAAATGCTATACTTTACGATCCTGCTTTGAGGAGAACCTTACATTgttacatgaaaaaattattcatacaatTATTGGCTGAATTTAAAACGCTGGGTTCTATTATCATCTTTgcgaattttaataaaatcattttatgtacgaaaaaaagaacagtAAGTGATGCATTCAGTTACGTGGAATTCGTTGCACAAACAATACGTAATAAAGAAATCTTTCACGGTATTGAAATTAGTTTTGACCAGTGT
Encoded here:
- the LOC128877583 gene encoding DNA polymerase epsilon catalytic subunit 1, with protein sequence MTSLQNTGRYRADRSSLKNDQSQEGKSSRETSGGRLKEVNENIRIDGLYGFHRVADVKERTGFLINMHATEIIEDDKRLFSGVDYYFLEEDCTRFKISYPYCPYFYILCRKDSHEETSTGLNKKYSGLIQKVETLYKEDLDLPNHLIGLKQKYMKLSFANTLDLAKVKRDIMKAVKANREREKNHTFYTDMLSNVLNPDQVVVNSKRQIIDFMDNILDIREYDVPHHVRISIDKKIFCGSWYSVKTRGNEVPIITKREDMIEPPDPIVLAYDIETTKLPLKFPDANTDQIMMISYMIDGQGYLITNREIISSDIEDFEYTPKPEFEGLFTVFNEPNEKATIKKFFDHINDIRPHIFVTYNGDFFDWPFVETRAAFHNMDMKDRIGFSKNRDGVYACRPAMHMDCLSWVRRDSYLPVGSQNLKAVAKAKLRYDPVELDPEDMCRLASEEPATLANYSVSDAVATYYLYYKYVHPFIFALCTIIPMEPDEVLRKGSGTLCESLLMVEAFRANIIFPNKQETELSKFTKDGHLLDQETYVGGHVEALESGVFRADIPCRFKIETSAVDELINGVENALTHAIQEEEKVPIDMVTNFNEVVEEIKVKLEALRSQPLRLENPVIYHLDVGAMYPNIILTNRLQPSAMVNETVCAACDYNKPAALCQRNMKWMWRGEYLAASLSEYQRIQQQLETEKFPPKFPGGPRRAYHELSHEEQAAYEKKRLTEYCKKAYKKVKVTRTEERTQTICQKENSFYVDTVRAFRDRRYEYKALTKVAKQQVAAAVAKGDAGDIKSAKSREVLYDSLQLAHKCILNSFYGYVMRKGSRWFSMEMGGIVCYTGAHIIMKAREIIEKVGRPLELDTDGIWCVLPASFPDNVVVHTTHPKKSKLAISYPNAILNFMVKDQFTNDVYHELVNPENLTYKIRSENSIFFEVDGPYLAMVLPAAKEEGKRLKKRYAVFNFDGSLAELKGFEVKRRGELQLIKIFQTSVFESFLKGSTLEECYASVAKDADYWLDILYSKCSDMPDSELFELISENKSMSRKLEEYGEQKSTSISTAKRLAEFLGDQMVKDAGLACKYIIANKPQGAPVTERAIPLAIFQSEPTIRRHYLRKWLKDPGLQSDDIRQILDWSYYIERLGNTIQKIITIPAAMQGLHNPVPRVKHPDWLHKKVMEKSATHKQKKITDIFSAAPRDQEYNNDDQEPGPSSSRDIEDIAGGEQIFKHPMPVVNKRKRQFSDENKDDDIDKNWKDVLGSPPSMGTTIEERLKWLEFHKQKWAHQAKQRGQRQKNKRSKTSMDDDNTASWAVKRNTKTATLGGFLRQAQNKLLTRAWQIIQISETKEPGLFRLWVLVDQDLHQLRLVVPRIFYVNTRKPKPDPEPGKKVSWTKSSKILPRSRPVHNLYRYSVPEAQYLQHSQELLEDLSKPEIEGIYETQMTLEFRAILQLGCICTVDRKAARHIADGADTFNLNQLEFKSIAIQPYLKNVHEINYVFLYHHWSSNHQRALWGLFLNTSKRAHIFVLDKVSSNQMANLNTLYVEERKTAVSMSGEDKVKTLPESMQFVMRFETNFQQVCRVLQAAITAYKNEGHGATIFITQTALDKTILLSHMPLLNDFPMINTHVQDIEDLYSTLEWQKVGAKIMIRHYFKSQQIVELMAEQCRYFHAPIGNIPADPTLFGADLFYARNLQKSNFVLWCSPTEKPDLGGSENDDNRLLTDFEESTHCAANNSGTYSSICIELELESLAVNTLLQYHHIHDVDGTSSFVAFHNQQLTSVQDMATGDPMTSVIPSYDETALCSPAFKALRSMVNAWLLDISVYKNVFADYQIIHFYRWLRSPNAILYDPALRRTLHCYMKKLFIQLLAEFKTLGSIIIFANFNKIILCTKKRTVSDAFSYVEFVAQTIRNKEIFHGIEISFDQCWEYLIWLDMHNHGGVQGKLPNHLREHIDTVEEDVEEGDDNEETLGIVMKWNLMECLPKDAGCQSSFCALIAGYINAIYEFMSENEEFSSSARPRRVSTSLSQSISAQLGLGSLKNTADFAKTLISGDMSQKLFQIVQKIYKKIPEKVLTAQEYPNLDLDGKESKKINPALELVKAICKVLSLDKEVENEVYTMRTNLLRLIKISGYSDESEWKDPCISLILPEIICKSCNHTRDIDLCKDNMCIMENNRYIWKCPVCKMSYDNEEIEFLLTDVLYRKNMGYMLQDLQCRKCHEIKRENMNDLCSCSGDFKTLISRNEIVKFVKLCKSVARKCNMETLMEIVESTKLFLDSK